Proteins co-encoded in one Capsicum annuum cultivar UCD-10X-F1 chromosome 9, UCD10Xv1.1, whole genome shotgun sequence genomic window:
- the LOC124887114 gene encoding uncharacterized protein LOC124887114, giving the protein MDKLISKANADVKTPPAIVARVGNGGIGSCPGGPGGLKMRSFLAERLNLRRRGRGDRGGDSKVDRLRVGLDKEEKRKFWEVLDEVIRGMPSSEKILTGGDFNGQIGSLPIGYNDVHGGFSFGDRNDNRSTLLNFARAFGKCDRALCKDCKVILNENLTTQHRLLVMDLVFKMGKKRKGEKGRFRVRWGNLTPTRALVIGAKLWNKEVKKKVETKKVAYMKLAESKDEEKKRVSREEYKVAKKKVKFTVMAAKSAAFERLYLGLEEKGG; this is encoded by the exons atggacaagcttataag CAAAGCAAACGCCGACGTCAAAACACCACCGGCGATAG TGGCTAGGGTAGGTAatggtggaatagggtcatgtcctGGGGGTCCTGGGGGCCTTAAGATGAGGTCGTTTTTGGCTGAGAGATTAAACCTGAGACGCAGAGGGCGAGGTGATAGGGGAGGAGATTCGAAAGTTGATAGGTTGAGG GTAGGCCTGGATAAGgaggagaaaagaaaattttgggaggttttggacgaAGTGATTCGGGGcatgcctagttcggagaagattctCACAggaggggacttcaatgggcaaaTTGGGTCTTTGCCGATAGGGTACAATGATGTGCATGGAGGCTTTAGTTTTGGGGATAGGAATGACAACAGATCTACCCTTTTGAactttgcgagggcctttgg GAAGTGCGATAGGGCTTTATGCAAGGATTGTAAGGTTATTCTGAATGAGAATCTTACGACCCAACATAGACTCTTAGTGATGGATTTAGTTTTCAAGATGGGTAAGAAGAGAAAGGGTGAGAAGGGTCGTTTTAGAGTTAGGTGGGGTAACCTGACTCCGACAAGGGCTTTGGTGATAGGGGCAAAGTTG TGGAataaagaagtgaagaagaaggtGGAGACAAAGAAAGTGGCTTACATGAAGCTGgctgagagtaaggatgaagagaaGAAACGGGTGAGCAGAGAGGAGTACAAGGTAGctaagaaaaaggttaagttcacAGTTATGGCTGCTAAGTCAGCAGCTTTTGAGAGACTGTATTTGGGATTAGAAGAGAAAGGTGGGTAA